The Camelina sativa cultivar DH55 chromosome 18, Cs, whole genome shotgun sequence DNA window AGCCATATACAATAAGAGAGACAAACTTTTGAAATCTAAGCTACTCGTAGTTTAGATCttgtcaaatgaaaaaaaatctgaaaagtgaaaacaaatgtTTCCATATGGGACAGAAAACACATTATGAGTTACTGATTAAACATAGAGCAAAATAGGGTAGACTGACAAAATTCGAATATCCAACTCCCCAATTCTATGTTTCAGGATTGAATACCAGGACAGATGCTCCTTTAGCTGTGGGAATGCTCACAAACACATCAGTGACCAGCTTATGAGTAACAGCAATTAATTATCATGTGATAAAACTAGGAAAAGAGAAATAACATAAGCAGGACGGCTTTCAAGAACTAAATAATGGACAAAAAGGCAATCACACTACATCATGTTGCAAGACTTGGTTCATCTGGAACCGAAAGTCTAAAAATGATACTGAGAATTAACAATTTGGAAAACGTTGCAAAAGTTGAGGAAGAAAAGGTTTTATCATATTTTGAAAGctatttgattctttttttttggttcgccAAAGCTATTTAATTAAATTCccaattttaatttcaaaacctTTGGGGAGAACAAAGAATAACATCAGTTGAGGACATCTTACCTCTCCACTACGGGGTGTCGCGCTACTTCATTTCAGCCATGAACTTCTCATACTCGGAATCTCCAACACTGGATGGATTCTCTGCAGGTGGCGGTACTGGAGGTTTCGGAGCCCAGGGTGCGTTCTGTGAATATCCAACAGTGGGCGGCATAGGGGGGTTAGGTGCCCAAGGTGCATTAACAAGTCCTTGTGTGTGGTCAGGTGTTGAGACAGGCGGATTGTTGGCCCATGGCATGTTACCCATGGTTTGGGAATGATCAGATGAGGCCGGTGCTGGAGGAGGTGGAGGAACAGCATTGTAATAAGACGGATAACTCATATATGGATGCTGTCCAGGCATAGTCGTGACGGAGCTACCATAGACATTTGGTGGTACAGACGAGGTAGCAGCACCACTGTCAGCTTGTACTCCTGGTGGGAAGCTTTGCTGGGGTTCACTAGAAGATGGGTTTTGAGTAGTGCCAGGTGGAGGTGCTTGTGCCACgtgaggaggtggtggtggtgggtaTTGCATTCCATAAGGAGACATATGTTGACCATGGACAGGATGGTATGAAccaggaggaggagggggaggaGCATAAGGAGAATAGGAGGGAACAGGAGGACCCCAAGGAACTGGAGCTGTTGCATAACCTACAGGAGGTGGCAGTTGACCACCAGTTGCATACTGTTGAGAAGGATAGGCATTAGGAGGCTGGTTTGAGGGAGGATAACCTTGAGTTGGTGCTTGAGGGGTTGGAGGTCCTGGAGGTGCAGTAGGCGGTGGCGATTTACCAGCAATCCTGACAGCGAGTGTTCGGCCTTCGAACCGATATCCATTCATTGACTGAACAGCAGTATTAGCCATCTGGACATCAGCGTACTTCACAAAACCATAGCCTNNNNNNNNNNNNNNNNNNNNNNNNNNNNNNNNNNNNNNNNNNNNNNNNNNNNNNNNNNNNNNNNNNNNNNNNNNNNNNNNNNNNNNNNNNNNNNNNNNNNNNNNNNNNNNNNNNNNNNNNNNNNNNNNNNNNNNNNNNNNNNNNNNNNNNNNNNNNNNNNNNNNNNNNNNNNNNNNNNNNNNNNNNNNNNNNNNNNNNNNNNNNNNNNNNNNNNNNNNNNNNNNNNNNNNNNNNNNNNNNNNNNNNNNNNNNNNNNNNNNNNNNNNNNNNNNNNNNNNNNNNNNNNNNNNNNNNNNNNNNNNNNNNNNNNNNNNNNNNNNNNNNNNNNNNNNNNNNNNNNNNNNNNNNNNNNNNNNNNNNNNNNNNNNNNNNNNNNNNNNNNNNNNNNNNNNNNNNNNNNNNNNNNNNNNNNNNNNNNNNNNNNNNNNNNNNNNNNNNNNNNNNNNNNNNNNNNNNNNNNNNNNNNNNNNNNNNNNNNNNNNNNNNNNNNNNNNNNNNNNNNNNNNNNNNNNNNNNNNNNNNNNNNNNNNNNNNNNNNNNNNNNNNNNNNNNNNNNNNNNNNNNNNNNNNNNNNNNNNNNNNNNNNNNNNNNNNNNNNNNNNNNNNNNNNNNNNNNNNNNNNNNNNNNNNNNNNNNNNNNNNNNNNNNNNNNNNNNNNNNNNNNNNNNNNNNNNNNNNNNNNNNNNNNNNNNNNNNNNNNNNNNNNNNNNNNNNNNNNNNNNNNNNNNNNNNNNNNNNNNNNNNNNNNNNNNNNNNNNNNNNNNNNNNNNNNNNNNNNNNNNNNNNNNNNNNNNNNNNNNNNNNNNNNNNNNNNNNNNNNNNNNNNNNNNNNNNNNNNNNNNNNNNNNNNNNNNNNNNNNNNNNNNNNNNNNNNNNNNNNNNNNNNNNNNNNNNNNNNNNNNNNNNNNNNNNNNNNNNNNNNNNNNNNNNNNNNNNNNNNNNNNNNNNNNNNNNNNNNNNNNNNNNNNNNNNNNNNNNNNNNNNNNNNNNNNNNNNNNNNNNNNNNNNNNNNNNNNNNNNNNNNNNNNNNNNNNNNNNNNNNNNNNNNNNNNNNNNNNNNNNNNNNNNNNNNNNNNNNNNNNNNNNNNNNNNNNNNNNNNNNNNNNNNNNNNNNNNNNNNNNNNNNNNNNNNNNNNNNNNNNNNNNNNNNNNNNNNNNNNNNNNNNNNNNNNNNNNNNNNNNNNNNNNNNNNNNNNNNNNNNNNNNNNNNNNNNNNNNNNNNNNNNNNNNNNNNNNNNNNNNNNNNNNNNNNNNNNNNNNNNNNNNNNNNNNNNNNNNNNNNNNNNNNNNNNNNNNNNNNNNNNNNNNNNNNNNNNNNNNNNNNNNNGGATGGTATGAAccaggaggaggagggggaggaGCATAAGGAGAATAGGAGGGAACAGGAGGACCCCAAGGAACGGGAGCTGTTGCATAACCTACAGGAGGTGGCATTTGACCACCAGTTGCATACTGTTGAGAAGGATAGGCATTAGGAGGCTGGTTTGGGGGAGGATAACCTTGAGTTGGTGCTTGAGGGGTTGGAGGTCCTGGAGGTGCAGTAGGCGGTGGCGATTTACCAGCAATCCTGACAGCGAGTGTTCGGCCTTCGAACCGATATCCATTCATTGACTGAACAGCAGTATTAGCCATCTGGACATCAGCGTACTTCACAAAACCATAGCCTCTGCTCAGCCCAGTTATACGGTCCTTGATTACCTTTGCCATCACAATTTCACCAAACGATGAAAACAGATTAATCAAACCATCGTCCTCAAGCATCGGAGGTAAAAACCCAATGTACAGATTTGTTTCATCATATTCTTTGGACGGGGGTTTGGTCGGAGTCGACCCTAAGCCAGGATGCGCACTTGCACCATTCCCTGCATTGTTAGCCCATGGAGGATTACTTCCCGAACTTCCAGGACCAAGAGCCAAGGTAGCACTCTGTTTGAGAGAAGATTCAGGGACAGTTCCTCCTAACTCTGCCAAGAAGTTCTGATATTCATCATCCATTTTCTTCCCAGTAGTACCCTTCACCGGGCAATCAATAGTAGGGTGTCCACCATCACCACAAATCTTGCAAAGAACTTCACTCTTAAAGGTATTGGTACGAGAAGGACACGCATACTGCCTATGTCCTGGCTCACCACACAGTCTACAGAATTCTTCGTCCCTTATTGTCCCATTCAACGTGGCAAGTTCCCTGAGCTGTTGCCTCTTGTGTTCGTTCAGGACCTCGTCAACAGGTTGCAGAAGCTTCTCAACCATACCCGCAGCAGCTTCAAGAGCATCCTGAGTCTCAGCCTCGACTAAAACATGCAAGTCCTCATTTTCTGAAGGGTCATATTTCATATCCTTCTTTTGCTGATGTCTACCTTCTTTCACAGACCCTTTACCCCGAATTACAATTTTAGCACCTGTCTCCCTCTCCATTCTCTTCTGAGTATTACCCCTAGGGCCAATAATCAAACCAATAAAATTGTAACCAGGAAACTCCTTCATCGGGATGAAAAGCTTCTTCTGGAGCTTAGGAGGTCTATAATCTGCCGGAGGTTTAAAAGCCGGATTCTTCTTGATAATCTGAGCAATAATTTCTTGTCTTTCTCTATTCAACCTCTCCCTTGCTCTATACTCTCTAGTGTTAATCCTGATTCCCATGTTATCATACACAGGCTCTGGTGAAGGAGACCTCTGTCCTTCCGGTCTATCATCCAAAGGCATACCAGACTGCAACATCCTACTAATCTCAAGCAACCTACTATTCAAAGCCTGAATCTCAGGATCAAACTCAATACCTCCAGTGAAATCCTTCATGAAATCAGGCAACTGAATCTGCGTCTTCGGCTCATCATCTGCCCATCTCGACTTACGCTTCCTAGTCCCAGTACCGGAATCATTACCCCCTTCAACACTAGCGTTATTACTTGACTCAGAAGGCGGAGGATCCCACCGGCTCCGACGCTTCCTCCGGCTTGAAGTCTCCTCCTCACCACCGGACTGATCCTTATCGTTACCACTCAGCGTCTTGCTAACACCGTTCTCCGATATCAAAGGGCGTAAGAGCTCAGGCTTTGCTACTGAGCCGTTAGTGTCTGGATTAGGAGCAGAAGAACCGTTTAGAGCCACGGAATCCGGATTCAAATGATCCGATGCGAGTGGAGCAGTGTCTCCATTGGAGGGAGGAGGAGGCTGCTCTAGGGTATGCGAATCAGAATTGGAATTGTTTAATTCGACGGACGCCATAGCGAAACTCAAGAATTAGGGTTTCAGATCTAGGCGAAGGCGGATGTGAGAGATTTTATCGAAGGTTAAGAGTACAACGAGAATGACGACgacacaatatta harbors:
- the LOC104761130 gene encoding branchpoint-bridging protein-like isoform X1 encodes the protein MASVELNNSNSDSHTLEQPPPPSNGDTAPLASDHLNPDSVALNGSSAPNPDTNGSVAKPELLRPLISENGVSKTLSGNDKDQSGGEEETSSRRKRRSRWDPPPSESSNNASVEGGNDSGTGTRKRKSRWADDEPKTQIQLPDFMKDFTGGIEFDPEIQALNSRLLEISRMLQSGMPLDDRPEGQRSPSPEPVYDNMGIRINTREYRARERLNRERQEIIAQIIKKNPAFKPPADYRPPKLQKKLFIPMKEFPGYNFIGLIIGPRGNTQKRMERETGAKIVIRGKGSVKEGRHQQKKDMKYDPSENEDLHVLVEAETQDALEAAAGMVEKLLQPVDEVLNEHKRQQLRELATLNGTIRDEEFCRLCGEPGHRQYACPSRTNTFKSEVLCKICGDGGHPTIDCPVKGTTGKKMDDEYQNFLAELGGTVPESSLKQSATLALGPGSSGSNPPWANNAGNGASAHPGLGSTPTKPPSKEYDETNLYIGFLPPMLEDDGLINLFSSFGEIVMAKVIKDRITGLSRGYGFVKYADVQMANTAVQSMNGYRFEGRTLAVRIAGKSPPPTAPPGPPTPQAPTQGYPPSNQPPNAYPSQQYATGGQLPPPVGYATAPVPWGPPVPSYSPYAPPPPPPGSYHPVHGQHMSPYGMQYPPPPPPHVAQAPPPGTTQNPSSSEPQQSFPPGVQADSGAATSSVPPNVYGSSVTTMPGQHPYMSYPSYYNAVPPPPPAPASSDHSQTMGNMPWANNPPVSTPDHTQGLVNAPWAPNPPMPPTVGYSQNAPWAPKPPVPPPAENPSSVGDSEYEKFMAEMK
- the LOC104761130 gene encoding branchpoint-bridging protein-like isoform X2, translating into MASVELNNSNSDSHTLEQPPPPSNGDTAPLASDHLNPDSVALNGSSAPNPDTNGSVAKPELLRPLISENGVSKTLSGNDKDQSGGEEETSSRRKRRSRWDPPPSESSNNASVEGGNDSGTGTRKRKSRWADDEPKTQIQLPDFMKDFTGGIEFDPEIQALNSRLLEISRMLQSGMPLDDRPEGQRSPSPEPVYDNMGIRINTREYRARERLNRERQEIIAQIIKKNPAFKPPADYRPPKLQKKLFIPMKEFPGYNFIGLIIGPRGNTQKRMERETGAKIVIRGKGSVKEGRHQQKKDMKYDPSENEDLHVLVEAETQDALEAAAGMVEKLLQPVDEVLNEHKRQQLRELATLNGTIRDEEFCRLCGEPGHRQYACPSRTNTFKSEVLCKICGDGGHPTIDCPVKGTTGKKMDDEYQNFLAELGGTVPESSLKQSATLALGPGSSGSNPPWANNAGNGASAHPGLGSTPTKPPSKEYDETNLYIGFLPPMLEDDGLINLFSSFGEIVMAKVIKDRITGLSRGYGFVKYADVQMANTAVQSMNGYRFEGRTLAVRIAGKSPPPTAPPGPPTPQAPTQGYPPPNQPPNAYPSQQYATGGQMPPPVGYAPPPVGYATAPVPWGPPVPSYSPYAPPPPPPGSYHPVHGQHMSPYGMQYPPPPPPHVAQAPPPGTTQNPSSSEPQQSFPPGVQADSGAATSSVPPNVYGSSVTTMPGQHPYMSYPSYYNAVPPPPPAPASSDHSQTMGNMPWANNPPVSTPDHTQGLVNAPWAPNPPMPPTVGYSQNAPWAPKPPVPPPAENPSSVGDSEYEKFMAEMK